In Pecten maximus unplaced genomic scaffold, xPecMax1.1, whole genome shotgun sequence, a single window of DNA contains:
- the LOC117319737 gene encoding uncharacterized protein LOC117319737 — protein sequence MASYGGIVRINKASYGGNLSLNKSTTQSSNYSVDENSPIVHTSGNAVDGKTSQQLDQKSCVHQAEGQTEVWWRVDLQKEVTIENVEIYYREENSWTVWKDRFAGYEVYLSNTTARRREDRCFIDESQSVNEIESHVNHSECNGTAQYVTIYNHRESPKRQSWYSNDALLELCEVKVYGK from the exons gAAATCTTTCCCTTAACAAATCAACAACACAAAGCAGCAATTATAGTGTAGACGAAAATTCTCCAATTGTACACACATCTGGGAATGCTGTGGATGGCAAAACGAGTCAACAGTTGGACCAGAAGTCATGTGTACATCAGGCTGAGGGACAAACTGAAGTATGGTGGAGAGTAGACCTACAGAAAGAAGTCACGATAGAAAACGTCGAGATATATTATAGGGAAGAAAATAGTTGGA CTGTATGGAAAGATCGATTTGCTGGATACGAGGTGTATCTTTCAAACACAACCGCGAGACGTCGTGAAGATCGCTGTTTCATCGATGAATCACAGAGTGTCAACGAAATCGAAAGTCATGTCAACCACAGTGAATGTAATGGTACAGCACAGTACGTGACGATATACAACCACAGGGAATCACCTAAACGACAATCGTGGTATAGTAATGACGCCCTTCTGGAACTGTGTGAAGTAAAGGTGTATGGTAAATAG